Proteins encoded together in one Flavobacteriales bacterium window:
- a CDS encoding PKD domain-containing protein, translated as MKRHLHFLLFTGLWLGGHAQRIGWVDYMSSSSGAHKGTGVVSDADGNVYVLGMIDAETYVQGDTLTNLFGAVDLVLMKYTAQGDLVHSKVFGGSTSDIGHGIHVDGTGHLYAECTVQGETHMSDTTYAAPYSHQVIQFDTAANFLRYLSEPDEIIAAVNGDDVAIAHGNTVRMLDTALNVQWTRSGSNANLTFSNYGPQGARSHMAFSNTGHLVLAGHENAAGGSVQFDALTVQFDPAGYCDELFVLRMEADGSALWARTLDSSSTVAERQPHVALDDMGNVYLALRSLGDTLFFAEDTLVNTPSTPPYCALLKYDANGVPQWAVGCYSQGSMGAIKAITIDAQQEVSIAGWAEGPGQFGGVPLTAINLLETPPYVARLDGSGNVLWLKSPDPPHGQSRFNDLAVHGADAIVVTGDYPAPITPQVPFSIGCHSGPLTNGSNLFTFTVGDLPELLPSADFAYTVTGPATYSFTDLSTNALSWHWDFGDGTSATQQHPVHTYLTSGAFNVTLTAIRDACTSDTTVEVLSVGLEENALGARINWYPNPVAGVLNIEGLPLDTPTHLFLVSTTGSVITNTVVQGSPSARLDLAGIGAGCYLIRAITPALFREGKVILAP; from the coding sequence ATGAAACGGCATTTACACTTCCTGCTCTTCACAGGGCTCTGGCTGGGCGGCCACGCGCAGCGGATCGGCTGGGTGGATTACATGAGTTCCAGCAGCGGGGCGCACAAGGGTACTGGAGTCGTCTCGGACGCCGACGGCAACGTTTACGTGCTGGGCATGATCGATGCGGAAACCTACGTGCAGGGGGACACCCTCACCAACCTTTTCGGTGCCGTGGACCTTGTCCTGATGAAATACACTGCACAGGGCGACCTGGTCCATTCCAAGGTGTTCGGCGGGTCAACGAGCGACATCGGCCACGGGATCCATGTGGATGGCACCGGTCACCTCTATGCCGAATGCACGGTGCAGGGCGAGACCCACATGAGCGATACGACCTATGCCGCTCCTTACAGCCATCAGGTCATCCAGTTCGACACGGCAGCGAACTTCCTGCGGTACCTGAGCGAACCTGACGAGATCATCGCAGCGGTCAATGGGGACGATGTGGCCATCGCCCACGGCAATACTGTGCGGATGCTGGATACGGCCTTGAACGTGCAATGGACCCGCAGCGGGTCCAATGCCAACCTCACCTTCAGCAACTACGGACCCCAGGGAGCGCGGTCGCACATGGCGTTCAGCAATACCGGGCACCTCGTGCTGGCGGGCCATGAGAACGCAGCGGGAGGCAGCGTCCAGTTCGACGCCCTCACCGTGCAGTTCGATCCGGCCGGATACTGCGATGAGCTTTTCGTGCTCCGGATGGAAGCGGACGGCAGCGCGCTCTGGGCCCGCACGCTGGACAGCAGTTCCACCGTGGCGGAGCGCCAGCCGCATGTGGCCTTGGACGACATGGGCAACGTCTATCTCGCCTTGAGGTCCCTGGGCGACACCCTCTTCTTCGCCGAGGACACGTTGGTGAACACGCCCTCCACTCCTCCGTACTGCGCCCTGCTGAAGTATGATGCCAACGGTGTCCCGCAATGGGCCGTTGGATGCTATTCACAAGGCTCCATGGGTGCCATCAAGGCGATCACCATCGATGCGCAGCAAGAGGTGTCCATCGCTGGATGGGCCGAGGGTCCGGGCCAGTTCGGTGGTGTGCCGCTTACGGCCATCAACCTGTTGGAGACGCCTCCGTACGTGGCCAGGCTGGATGGCTCAGGCAACGTGCTCTGGCTGAAAAGCCCCGACCCGCCGCATGGCCAGAGCCGGTTCAATGACCTAGCGGTGCACGGCGCCGATGCCATCGTGGTCACCGGCGACTATCCTGCACCGATCACGCCCCAGGTACCCTTCAGTATCGGCTGCCATTCGGGGCCGCTCACCAACGGGTCCAACCTTTTCACCTTCACCGTTGGCGACCTGCCGGAACTGCTGCCCTCCGCCGACTTCGCCTACACGGTCACCGGACCGGCCACTTACTCGTTCACCGACCTCTCCACCAACGCCCTGTCGTGGCACTGGGATTTCGGCGACGGGACCTCCGCTACGCAGCAGCATCCGGTGCATACCTACCTCACCAGCGGCGCTTTCAACGTCACGCTCACGGCGATCCGCGATGCCTGCACCTCCGACACCACTGTGGAAGTGCTGAGCGTGGGCTTGGAGGAGAACGCCTTGGGTGCGCGCATCAACTGGTATCCCAATCCTGTCGCCGGGGTCTTGAACATCGAAGGGCTGCCACTTGATACCCCGACCCATTTGTTCCTCGTGAGCACCACCGGTTCTGTGATCACCAACACCGTGGTGCAAGGGAGCCCAAGCGCACGACTGGACCTGGCCGGTATAGGTGCCGGCTGCTACTTGATCCGTGCGATCACACCGGCGCTCTTCCGCGAAGGGAAAGTCATCCTTGCGCCCTGA
- a CDS encoding VOC family protein — MSRHVTGIGRFFFRADEHKALAKWYNDHFGINDQDNGWIWQQDAGPTVFSPFKRDSDYFDSKQQFMLNLRVQDIDGLVKKLEAAGVRIDPKRQDEDYGRFAWVYDPEGNKIELMELKKAHSRWQVERPKLLPAQLQRLAILTYIMVDAMSGQHLHPR, encoded by the coding sequence ATGTCACGACACGTCACCGGCATCGGCCGCTTCTTCTTCCGCGCGGACGAACACAAGGCTTTGGCCAAATGGTACAACGACCACTTCGGCATCAACGACCAGGACAACGGCTGGATCTGGCAACAAGATGCCGGGCCCACGGTGTTCTCGCCCTTCAAGCGCGACAGCGACTACTTCGACAGCAAGCAACAGTTCATGCTGAACCTGCGCGTGCAGGACATCGACGGACTGGTGAAGAAGCTCGAGGCCGCCGGTGTGCGCATCGACCCCAAGCGCCAGGATGAGGACTACGGCCGCTTCGCGTGGGTGTATGACCCGGAGGGGAACAAGATCGAGTTGATGGAGCTGAAGAAAGCTCACTCACGTTGGCAAGTGGAGCGACCCAAACTGCTCCCAGCGCAGTTGCAAAGACTGGCGATCTTGACATATATCATGGTTGACGCAATGTCAGGGCAACACCTTCATCCACGATGA
- a CDS encoding VOC family protein encodes MQPRLSFITLGVSGLAKSKRFYSDVLGWTPMHDSDGIVMYKLNGMVLSLFPQHELMEDAKVTEEGRGSRFTLAQCLRSVEEVDAFFTHLKKHDVTITKLPVKVFWGGYSGYFADPDGHLWEIAHNPFLEMDAQGNVLGMRS; translated from the coding sequence ATGCAACCACGCTTGTCCTTTATCACGCTCGGTGTTTCCGGCCTCGCCAAGTCCAAACGGTTCTACTCGGATGTCCTCGGCTGGACACCCATGCACGATTCGGACGGCATCGTGATGTACAAGCTCAACGGCATGGTGCTCTCGCTCTTCCCGCAGCATGAATTGATGGAGGACGCCAAGGTCACCGAGGAAGGACGAGGTTCACGCTTCACGCTGGCGCAATGCCTGCGGTCCGTTGAAGAGGTCGATGCCTTCTTCACGCATTTGAAGAAGCACGATGTCACCATCACCAAATTGCCGGTGAAGGTCTTCTGGGGCGGCTACAGCGGCTACTTCGCCGATCCTGACGGGCACCTGTGGGAGATAGCGCACAACCCCTTCCTGGAGATGGATGCCCAGGGCAATGTGTTGGGCATGAGGAGCTGA
- a CDS encoding helix-turn-helix transcriptional regulator, with translation MIIDGDEYRIRMNGRVYHCALDVTMELVGGKWKTIVLWYLRKDKKRFSELRRQIPGITEKMLSMQLRQLEKDGFVSRTIYPEVPPRVEYELTAHGRTLLPLLEEIAKWGRMMGEQFGSIEKVARPVKKKAKKAVRA, from the coding sequence ATGATCATCGACGGCGACGAGTACCGCATCCGCATGAACGGCCGCGTTTACCACTGCGCATTGGATGTGACCATGGAGCTGGTGGGTGGTAAGTGGAAGACCATCGTGCTGTGGTACCTGCGCAAGGACAAGAAGCGCTTCAGCGAGTTGCGGCGGCAGATCCCAGGCATCACCGAGAAGATGCTCAGCATGCAATTGCGCCAATTGGAAAAGGACGGCTTCGTGAGCCGCACCATCTACCCCGAAGTGCCGCCGCGCGTGGAGTACGAGCTCACCGCGCACGGCCGCACGCTGTTGCCGCTGCTGGAGGAGATCGCGAAATGGGGCCGCATGATGGGCGAGCAGTTCGGCAGCATCGAGAAGGTGGCGCGGCCGGTGAAAAAGAAGGCGAAGAAGGCGGTGCGAGCGTGA
- a CDS encoding NAD(P)-binding domain-containing protein translates to MRIGVFGTGVVGQVIAEKLDSLGHDVMLGTRDAQQSLAREGKDGYGRPPLKEWMAAHPKVKLGTFAETASHGEMLVNATSGFGAMEALKLAGEKNLGGKAMLDVANPLDFSKGFPPSLTVCNTDSLGEQLQRAFPQLRVVKGLNTLTSFLMVAPRTLPESHHLFLCGNDADAKAEVRKLLASFGWADNEMIDLGDITNARGTEQLLPIWVRLYGALKSPMFNFRIVRAEQ, encoded by the coding sequence ATGAGGATCGGAGTTTTCGGAACGGGGGTGGTCGGACAGGTCATCGCCGAGAAGCTGGACAGCCTGGGACACGACGTGATGCTGGGCACGCGCGATGCGCAACAGAGCCTCGCCCGCGAAGGCAAGGATGGCTACGGCCGTCCGCCGCTGAAGGAGTGGATGGCCGCGCACCCCAAGGTGAAGCTCGGCACTTTCGCGGAAACTGCATCGCACGGCGAGATGCTCGTGAACGCCACCAGCGGCTTCGGTGCGATGGAGGCCCTCAAACTTGCCGGCGAGAAGAACCTCGGCGGCAAGGCGATGCTCGACGTCGCCAACCCGCTCGATTTCTCCAAAGGATTCCCCCCCAGCCTCACGGTGTGCAACACCGACTCGCTCGGCGAGCAACTGCAACGCGCCTTCCCGCAACTGCGCGTTGTGAAGGGCCTCAACACGCTCACGAGCTTCCTGATGGTGGCGCCGCGCACGTTGCCCGAGTCGCACCACCTCTTCCTCTGCGGCAACGATGCCGATGCGAAGGCCGAGGTGCGCAAGCTGCTTGCCTCTTTCGGCTGGGCCGACAACGAGATGATCGACCTGGGCGATATCACCAATGCGCGTGGCACGGAACAGCTCCTGCCCATCTGGGTGCGGCTCTACGGCGCCTTGAAGAGCCCGATGTTCAACTTCCGGATCGTCCGGGCAGAGCAATAG
- a CDS encoding DUF4160 domain-containing protein, with translation MPKLYEYFGMVFLMFSNEHSPIHVHVRYGSYESVIELIMLEGELVKVVFRKLGNKRALPVAQQCEAELFVRAKAKDIIRKWNDYFVLNKRVTPEHITKRIKG, from the coding sequence ATGCCCAAGCTTTACGAGTACTTCGGAATGGTGTTCCTGATGTTCAGCAATGAACACAGCCCCATCCATGTACATGTTCGGTATGGCAGCTACGAGTCAGTGATCGAGTTGATCATGCTTGAAGGGGAGTTGGTAAAGGTCGTGTTCAGGAAGCTGGGCAATAAACGAGCGCTCCCGGTCGCTCAGCAATGTGAGGCGGAACTGTTCGTTCGTGCCAAGGCGAAGGACATCATCCGCAAGTGGAATGATTACTTTGTGTTGAACAAGCGGGTCACGCCCGAACACATCACCAAACGCATCAAGGGATGA
- a CDS encoding DUF2442 domain-containing protein, protein MTIPEKVHIKSAKYVGDYRIAFRFTDGHTTEVDFHAFLTAPGQNPMATQFLDVTRFKGFHIEQRADIVWGDWEMCFPLAALYVGDLGVDSLGKKRGARVGTGPRRSIGRRSGVRRKTTKAAVK, encoded by the coding sequence ATGACCATCCCAGAGAAGGTCCATATCAAGAGCGCCAAATACGTGGGCGACTACCGCATCGCGTTCCGCTTCACGGATGGTCATACCACCGAGGTCGATTTCCACGCCTTCCTTACGGCACCAGGCCAGAACCCCATGGCCACACAGTTCCTGGATGTGACCCGGTTCAAGGGCTTTCACATCGAACAACGTGCGGACATCGTCTGGGGTGATTGGGAGATGTGTTTCCCATTGGCTGCTTTGTATGTTGGTGATCTTGGCGTGGATTCCCTCGGAAAGAAGCGGGGGGCACGCGTTGGCACCGGCCCACGCCGCTCGATAGGCCGTCGCAGTGGAGTGAGGAGGAAGACCACAAAAGCTGCGGTGAAATGA
- a CDS encoding tRNA-binding protein: MELLGWSDFEKVHLCVGTVLSAEGLPNARRPAYVLTIDFGPHGVKRSSAQITVHYTKDELVGRQVVAVINFPPKQVGSVMSECLITGFPDANGDIVLTAVERPLPNGARLA, from the coding sequence ATGGAGCTCCTTGGTTGGTCCGACTTCGAGAAGGTCCATCTGTGCGTGGGCACCGTGCTTTCCGCGGAGGGCCTGCCCAATGCGCGCAGGCCGGCCTACGTCCTCACCATCGACTTCGGACCGCACGGGGTGAAGCGCAGTAGCGCGCAGATCACGGTACACTACACCAAGGACGAACTGGTGGGACGACAAGTGGTGGCGGTGATCAACTTCCCGCCCAAGCAGGTCGGCAGCGTGATGAGCGAATGCCTGATCACTGGATTTCCAGATGCGAACGGCGATATCGTGCTCACCGCCGTGGAGCGGCCGCTGCCGAACGGGGCCCGGTTGGCGTGA
- a CDS encoding DedA family protein, whose translation MWEGLGLPGLFLASFLAATILPFSSEALLAAMAIGPWSWPALWLTASIGNTLGGLSSTGLGRLGRRLTWQGVQAGASSGPWTMRIRRWGPWAALLTWLPVVGDAIAVALGVVGAPWGPTALLMFVGKAARYAVVLGAMRAMG comes from the coding sequence ATGTGGGAGGGCCTGGGGTTGCCGGGCCTGTTCCTGGCGAGCTTCCTGGCGGCCACCATCCTGCCCTTCAGCAGCGAGGCGTTGTTGGCGGCCATGGCGATCGGACCGTGGTCGTGGCCGGCGCTGTGGCTGACGGCGAGCATCGGGAACACACTTGGCGGATTGAGCAGCACGGGCCTGGGCCGGCTGGGTCGTCGACTCACTTGGCAGGGCGTGCAGGCTGGCGCATCATCCGGCCCATGGACCATGCGCATCCGCCGCTGGGGGCCTTGGGCGGCCCTGCTCACCTGGCTTCCTGTCGTGGGTGATGCGATCGCGGTGGCCCTGGGCGTGGTCGGTGCTCCCTGGGGGCCCACCGCGCTGCTGATGTTCGTGGGCAAGGCGGCGCGCTATGCCGTGGTGCTGGGGGCGATGCGTGCGATGGGCTGA
- a CDS encoding TIGR00730 family Rossman fold protein, translated as MPIGDPQHIDLRFLEGPRSRWKELKSMVSILREFIRGFRKLHFVGPCVTFFGSARFQEDHPYYEAARELARRIGQVGFSIMTGGGPGIMEAANRGARDVGARSIGCNIVLPHEQKPNPYLDVSLTFERFFVRKVLLVKYSICFVVMPGGAGTLDELFETITLIQTGKVKDFPILLYGRDYWGPMLQQIDRMVAEGTIGRKELEFVFVADSVEEATELLQDRLVVMWQRARARKDTPKWWFLEERMNGHRRA; from the coding sequence ATGCCGATCGGGGACCCGCAGCACATCGACCTCCGCTTCCTGGAAGGCCCGCGCTCGCGGTGGAAGGAGCTCAAGAGCATGGTCTCCATCCTGCGGGAGTTCATCCGCGGATTCCGCAAGCTGCATTTCGTGGGCCCCTGCGTCACCTTCTTCGGCAGCGCACGCTTCCAGGAGGACCACCCCTACTACGAGGCGGCCCGCGAGCTGGCCCGGCGCATCGGCCAGGTGGGCTTCAGCATCATGACGGGCGGTGGGCCGGGCATCATGGAGGCCGCCAACCGCGGCGCCCGCGACGTGGGCGCGCGCAGCATCGGCTGCAACATCGTCCTGCCCCACGAACAGAAGCCCAACCCCTACCTCGACGTCAGCCTCACCTTCGAGCGCTTCTTCGTCCGCAAGGTGCTGCTCGTGAAGTACAGCATCTGCTTCGTGGTGATGCCCGGCGGCGCCGGCACCCTCGATGAGCTCTTCGAGACCATCACCCTCATCCAGACCGGCAAGGTGAAGGACTTCCCGATCCTCCTCTACGGAAGGGATTACTGGGGGCCCATGCTGCAGCAGATCGATCGCATGGTGGCCGAAGGCACCATCGGCCGCAAGGAGCTGGAGTTCGTCTTCGTGGCGGACAGCGTGGAGGAGGCGACCGAACTGCTGCAGGACCGGCTGGTGGTGATGTGGCAGCGCGCACGGGCGCGCAAGGACACGCCCAAATGGTGGTTCCTCGAGGAGCGCATGAACGGCCACCGCCGCGCGTGA
- a CDS encoding efflux RND transporter periplasmic adaptor subunit, producing MFHVVGPSAHPIVLPLVQGLLSACPPRAVRPPSVHAAVLLTAWLPLLAGCGGHADEGGHEGHAQGRYPATTALYTDTVVQKDYVCQIHSVQHIEMRALERGYLQDMLVDEGQQVKEGQLMFRIRPVLYQAEVQRAKAEAEFAEIEFRNTKALADSNVVSANELALAKARYDKALAELNAAQAHLGFTEITAPFSGIVGRFHVRKGSLLDEGELLTELSDNSEMWVYFNVPEAEYLEYRKRSLAGTGTKLTLRMANGELFDRPGEITAIESDFNNATGNIAFRATFPNPQGLLRHGETGSILMDSRLNGVLLIPQKATFEVLDHRYVFVVDRSDTLRTRRIEVGPELQHVFVVEQGLTKDDRFLLEGLRKVKDGDKVEVELLPPDSVMDHLELYAE from the coding sequence ATGTTCCATGTCGTCGGCCCATCGGCCCATCCCATCGTTCTTCCGCTGGTCCAAGGGCTGCTGTCCGCATGCCCTCCCCGGGCGGTGCGGCCACCGTCCGTGCACGCGGCCGTGCTGCTCACTGCCTGGCTTCCGCTCCTCGCCGGATGCGGAGGGCACGCGGACGAGGGGGGCCACGAGGGCCATGCCCAGGGACGGTATCCGGCCACCACCGCCTTGTACACCGATACCGTGGTCCAGAAGGACTATGTGTGCCAGATCCACTCCGTCCAGCATATCGAGATGAGGGCGTTGGAGAGGGGCTATCTGCAGGACATGCTGGTGGACGAAGGCCAGCAGGTGAAGGAGGGCCAGCTGATGTTCCGGATCCGGCCGGTGCTTTACCAGGCCGAGGTCCAACGGGCGAAGGCCGAGGCGGAGTTCGCGGAGATCGAGTTCCGCAACACCAAGGCGCTGGCGGACAGCAATGTGGTCTCGGCCAACGAGCTGGCCCTGGCCAAGGCGCGGTATGACAAGGCGCTCGCGGAGCTGAACGCGGCGCAGGCCCACCTGGGCTTCACGGAGATCACCGCCCCGTTCAGCGGCATCGTCGGCCGTTTCCACGTGCGGAAGGGCAGTCTGCTGGACGAAGGGGAGCTGCTCACCGAACTGTCCGACAACAGTGAGATGTGGGTCTACTTCAACGTGCCCGAGGCCGAGTACCTGGAATACAGGAAGCGCTCCCTGGCCGGCACGGGCACGAAGCTCACCCTGCGGATGGCCAACGGAGAGCTCTTCGACCGGCCGGGGGAGATCACGGCCATTGAGTCGGACTTCAACAATGCCACCGGCAACATCGCGTTCCGGGCCACCTTCCCCAATCCCCAGGGCCTCCTGCGGCATGGGGAGACAGGCAGCATCCTGATGGATTCGCGCCTGAACGGCGTGCTCCTCATCCCGCAGAAGGCCACCTTCGAGGTGCTCGATCACCGCTACGTGTTCGTGGTGGACAGGTCGGACACGCTGCGCACCAGGCGCATCGAGGTGGGTCCGGAGCTTCAGCACGTGTTCGTGGTGGAGCAGGGGCTCACGAAGGATGACCGGTTCCTGCTGGAAGGTCTGCGGAAGGTGAAGGACGGGGACAAGGTGGAGGTCGAGCTCCTGCCCCCGGATTCCGTGATGGACCACCTCGAGCTGTACGCGGAGTAG
- a CDS encoding efflux RND transporter permease subunit — protein MFKNFIQRPVLAIVISVLILFVGGLAMEQLPTAQFPEIAPTTVNIFIAYPGASADVLTKSTIIQLETAINGVQDMRYIASDATSAGEGTIRVIFEPGTDPDEAVVRVKTRVDQVMPNLPLLVQREGVIITPVQPSMLMYVNLYGNGEDADELFLYNYAFTQLIPEIQRITGVAQAQILGSRKYAMRVWLKPDRMRAYSISAEEVMKAMEEQSLIARPGRLGQSSGINAQSLEYVLVYQGQFNKPEQYRDIIVRANEEGELIRLRDVADVELGSEFFDIYSNLDGRPSASIVLKQTLGSNASDVIAQVKEKLKEQAEFMPPGVDYKVSYDVSTFLDASIEQVLHTLRDAFILVALVVFLFLGDWRSTLIPILAVPVSLIGAFFVMQLFGLSINLITLFALVLAIGIVVDNAIVVVEAVHAKMEADHQLTPYTAVKQVMGEIGGAIIAITLVMVSVFIPISFMTGPVGVFYRQFSITMAGSIVISAVVALTLTPVLCAMLMKPHDGAPRKSILDRGIDAFNRWFERLTGRYVAVLDRIVVRRLLTFGLLAGFCAAIYLSNEVLPAGFIPSEDQGTIYAIVQTPPGSTLETTNEVARELQRICDEIPEVASVSSLAGYEIMTEGRGSNAGTCLIDLKPWNEREKDVNEVMEELEERTRDLGAVIEFFEPPAVPGFGSSAGFSLRMLDKTNGTDYHEFERINNAFMDALRQRKELTGLFTFYAANFPQYEMIVDNDMAMQKGVSIGKAVENLNILIGSTYEQGFIRFGRFFKVYTQAGPEYRRYPSDLSGLFVKNESGEMVPYSSFMRFEKRLGPNEITRYNMYNSATIRGLSVEGYTSGDAIKAIQEVARESLPRGYDIAWEGLSFDEARRGNEALYIFIVVLIFVYLVLAAQYESFVLPLVVILSLPVGVLGSFLMLKAMGLANDVYAQIGIIMLIGLLGKNAVLIVEFAVQRQREGSTVREAAIEGAKARFRPILMTSFAFVAGLIPLVLASGAGAIGNRTIGSSSLGGMLAGTVVGVLVIPGLYYVFATLIQGRKLISDERDEPMSEQFVRHAQEEVESRETIRTLKERVSDLLKRKKD, from the coding sequence ATGTTCAAGAACTTCATCCAGCGGCCCGTCCTGGCCATCGTCATCTCGGTGCTGATCCTCTTCGTGGGCGGTCTGGCCATGGAACAGCTGCCCACCGCCCAGTTCCCGGAGATCGCGCCCACCACCGTCAACATCTTCATCGCCTACCCGGGAGCGAGCGCGGACGTGCTCACCAAGAGCACCATCATCCAGTTGGAGACGGCGATCAACGGCGTGCAGGACATGCGCTACATCGCCAGTGATGCCACAAGCGCGGGTGAGGGCACCATCCGGGTGATCTTCGAGCCAGGCACCGACCCCGACGAGGCCGTGGTGCGCGTCAAGACGCGCGTGGACCAGGTGATGCCCAACCTGCCCCTGCTGGTGCAGCGCGAAGGGGTGATCATCACGCCGGTGCAGCCCAGCATGCTGATGTACGTGAACCTGTACGGCAACGGGGAGGACGCGGACGAGCTCTTCCTGTACAACTATGCGTTCACGCAGCTGATCCCGGAGATCCAGCGGATCACCGGCGTGGCGCAGGCCCAGATCCTGGGCAGCCGCAAGTACGCCATGCGCGTATGGTTGAAACCGGACCGTATGCGTGCCTACTCCATCAGCGCGGAGGAGGTGATGAAGGCCATGGAGGAGCAGAGCCTCATCGCACGCCCCGGCCGTCTGGGTCAGAGCTCCGGGATCAACGCTCAGTCGCTGGAGTACGTGCTGGTCTACCAGGGCCAGTTCAACAAACCGGAGCAGTATCGCGACATCATCGTCCGCGCCAACGAGGAGGGGGAACTGATCCGCCTGCGTGATGTGGCCGACGTGGAGCTCGGCAGCGAGTTCTTCGACATCTACTCCAATCTGGACGGACGGCCCTCGGCGTCCATCGTGCTGAAGCAGACCCTGGGCAGCAACGCCAGCGATGTGATCGCGCAGGTGAAGGAGAAGTTGAAGGAGCAGGCCGAGTTCATGCCGCCGGGCGTGGACTACAAGGTGAGCTACGACGTCAGCACCTTCCTTGACGCGTCGATCGAGCAGGTGCTGCACACCCTCCGCGATGCGTTCATCCTGGTGGCGCTCGTGGTCTTCCTGTTCCTGGGCGACTGGCGCAGCACGCTCATCCCCATCCTCGCGGTCCCGGTGTCGCTCATCGGCGCCTTCTTCGTGATGCAGCTGTTCGGGCTGTCGATCAACCTGATCACGCTCTTCGCCCTGGTGCTGGCCATCGGCATCGTGGTGGACAACGCCATCGTGGTGGTGGAGGCCGTGCATGCGAAGATGGAGGCGGACCATCAGCTCACCCCGTACACGGCGGTGAAGCAGGTGATGGGCGAGATCGGCGGCGCCATCATCGCCATCACGCTGGTGATGGTCTCGGTATTCATCCCCATCTCGTTCATGACCGGTCCGGTGGGGGTCTTCTACCGCCAGTTCTCCATCACGATGGCAGGCTCCATCGTGATCAGTGCCGTGGTGGCGCTCACGCTCACACCGGTGCTGTGCGCCATGCTGATGAAGCCTCATGACGGCGCGCCCAGGAAGTCCATCCTCGATCGCGGCATCGACGCGTTCAACCGGTGGTTCGAACGCCTCACGGGCCGCTATGTGGCCGTGCTGGACCGGATCGTCGTGCGGCGTCTGCTCACCTTCGGGCTGCTCGCCGGGTTCTGCGCGGCCATCTACCTGAGCAACGAGGTCCTTCCGGCCGGCTTCATCCCGAGCGAGGACCAGGGCACCATCTACGCGATCGTGCAGACTCCGCCGGGATCCACCCTGGAGACCACCAACGAGGTGGCGCGCGAGCTGCAGCGCATCTGCGACGAGATCCCCGAAGTGGCGTCGGTATCGTCGCTGGCCGGCTATGAGATCATGACCGAGGGCCGGGGGTCGAACGCGGGCACCTGCCTGATCGATCTCAAGCCTTGGAACGAGCGGGAGAAGGATGTGAACGAGGTGATGGAGGAGCTGGAGGAGCGGACCAGGGACCTCGGCGCCGTGATCGAGTTCTTCGAACCGCCCGCAGTGCCCGGCTTCGGCTCGTCCGCCGGCTTCTCACTGCGCATGCTGGACAAGACCAACGGCACCGACTACCATGAGTTCGAGCGGATCAACAACGCGTTCATGGACGCACTTCGGCAGCGCAAGGAGCTCACCGGTCTGTTCACCTTCTATGCGGCCAACTTCCCGCAGTACGAGATGATCGTCGACAACGACATGGCGATGCAGAAGGGTGTGTCCATCGGCAAGGCGGTCGAGAACCTCAACATCCTCATTGGCAGCACCTACGAGCAGGGTTTCATCCGGTTCGGGCGCTTCTTCAAGGTGTACACCCAGGCTGGACCGGAGTACCGGCGCTATCCTTCGGACCTCAGCGGGCTCTTCGTGAAGAACGAGAGCGGGGAGATGGTGCCCTACTCCTCGTTCATGCGCTTCGAGAAGCGTCTGGGCCCCAACGAGATCACGCGGTACAACATGTACAACTCGGCCACCATCCGCGGGCTTTCCGTGGAGGGGTACACGAGCGGCGATGCGATCAAGGCCATCCAGGAGGTGGCCCGGGAGTCCCTGCCACGCGGCTACGACATCGCTTGGGAGGGCCTGTCGTTCGACGAGGCCCGGCGCGGCAACGAGGCGCTCTACATCTTCATCGTGGTGCTCATCTTCGTGTACCTGGTGCTGGCCGCGCAGTATGAGAGCTTCGTGCTGCCGTTGGTGGTGATCCTCTCGCTCCCCGTGGGCGTCCTGGGTTCTTTCCTGATGCTGAAGGCGATGGGGCTCGCCAACGACGTGTACGCGCAGATCGGCATCATCATGCTGATCGGTCTGCTGGGCAAGAACGCGGTGCTGATCGTGGAGTTCGCGGTGCAGAGGCAGCGCGAAGGGTCCACGGTGCGGGAGGCGGCGATCGAAGGTGCCAAGGCCCGCTTCAGGCCCATTCTCATGACCTCGTTCGCCTTCGTGGCCGGTCTGATCCCGCTGGTGCTGGCCAGCGGGGCGGGCGCCATCGGCAACCGCACCATCGGCTCCTCCTCGCTGGGTGGCATGCTCGCGGGCACCGTGGTCGGTGTGCTGGTGATCCCCGGCCTGTACTATGTCTTCGCCACCTTGATCCAGGGCCGCAAGCTCATCAGCGATGAACGCGATGAACCGATGTCCGAACAGTTCGTGCGCCACGCCCAGGAGGAGGTGGAGTCGAGGGAGACGATCCGCACGCTCAAGGAGCGGGTGAGCGACCTGTTGAAACGCAAGAAGGACTGA